The window CTCTTCTTGATGAATTCGCCGTTTGTGATGGAGCAAGCGCGGGGCGTGGCGGCCAGGCCCGGGGTGGCGGCGGCGGAAGGTTCGAACCGAGTTCGCGCCATGTTTGAGGCGGTGCTGGGGCGCGGCGCCACCCCGGTCGAGGTGCGACAGGCGCTCGACTTTGTCGAACAGTCGCCGCCGGCGGAGGCCAAAGACCCAGCCAGCGCGTGGGGGCCGTGGGAACAACTAGCGCAGGTGCTGTTGGAAACGAACGAGTTCATGTTCGTGGATTGAGGCTCATCATGCATTCTTTTGGACATGGCCCAGAGGCGCTGACGCGACGCGATTTGCTGCGCCGGGCGGGGATGGGTGTCGGCATGTTGGGGCTGGCCGGACTGATCGACGCCGAAACGCGTGGCGCCACCGCCAGCTCAACCTACGCCAACCCCATGGCGCCGAAGCCGCCGCAGTTTGCCGCTAAGGCCAAGCACATCATCCATCTGTTCATGAACGGCGGCGCGTCGCATGTGGACACCTTCGACCCCAAGCCGCGGCTGGCGGAGTATGCGGGCAAGGAACTGCCGACCAACTTGAAGACCGAACGCAAGACCGGCGCGGCGTTTCCTTCGCCGTTTAAGTTCCAGAAGCATGGCCAGAGCGGCATTGAGGTGAGCGACATATTTCCGCATGTGGCTCAGATGGCCGATGAGCTGTGTGTGGTCCGTTCAATGCACGCCGACGTGCCGAACCATGAACCATCGCTGATGCTGATGAACTGCGGTGAGGCGCGGCAGCCACGGCCGAGTTTTGGGTCTTGGATGACGTACGGATTGGGGACCGAGAACCAGAACCTGCCGGGCTTCATCGCGATGTGCCCGGGCGGTTATCCGATCAAGGGGGCGATGAATTGGCAGTCGGCGTTTCTGCCGGGGGTGCATCAGGGAACACATATCGACACGCAGCACACCGACATCGACAAGCTGGTGGAGAATATTCGCAACGCCAACACGCCGCGCGATGCGCAGAAGCGGCAGCTTGACCTCTTGGCGAAGCTGAACGCGGAGCATTTGGAAACGCGTCATCAAGATCCGGCGCTAGAGGCGCGGATTCAATCGTTCGAACTGGCGTACCGGATGCAGGACGAGGCAGCGGAGGCCTTCGACGTGACGCGCGAGCCGCAGCACGTGCTCGATCTGTACGGGCCGGGGGTGCAAGGCCGGCAGATGCTCATCACACGGCGATTGATCGAGCGGGGCGTGCGGTTTGTGCAAGTCTGGCACGGGCAGGGCCAGCCGTGGGACAGCCACGACGATATCGAGGTGAACCACCGCAACTTGGCGCGC is drawn from Pirellulales bacterium and contains these coding sequences:
- a CDS encoding DUF1501 domain-containing protein; the encoded protein is MHSFGHGPEALTRRDLLRRAGMGVGMLGLAGLIDAETRGATASSTYANPMAPKPPQFAAKAKHIIHLFMNGGASHVDTFDPKPRLAEYAGKELPTNLKTERKTGAAFPSPFKFQKHGQSGIEVSDIFPHVAQMADELCVVRSMHADVPNHEPSLMLMNCGEARQPRPSFGSWMTYGLGTENQNLPGFIAMCPGGYPIKGAMNWQSAFLPGVHQGTHIDTQHTDIDKLVENIRNANTPRDAQKRQLDLLAKLNAEHLETRHQDPALEARIQSFELAYRMQDEAAEAFDVTREPQHVLDLYGPGVQGRQMLITRRLIERGVRFVQVWHGQGQPWDSHDDIEVNHRNLARECDQAIGALLVDLKQRGLLDETLVLWCGEFGRTPTVELPQTGANAGKVNGRDHNHYGFTAWLAGGGVKPGFVYGATDEFGFQAVENRVHVHDLHATMLHLAGFDHTRLTYRYAGRDFRLTDVHGEVVHDLIA